From the Tripterygium wilfordii isolate XIE 37 chromosome 6, ASM1340144v1, whole genome shotgun sequence genome, one window contains:
- the LOC120000316 gene encoding glutamate formimidoyltransferase-like isoform X1, whose protein sequence is MDLSPTSKKNKKAANQSMLLCCKLFVSESRNLAALDSIEQAARLHSETAIISKFYDGAYNRARFTLVSYVVLDSTGNAIYSPLQQTVLDMVQAAYAAINLESHSGAHPRLGVVDDILFHPLARASLDEAAWLAKAVAADIGSRFQVPVFLYSAAHPTGKALDTIRRELGYYRPNFMGNQWAGWAMPEILPEKPDEGPNQLSRARGISMIGARPWVAMYNIPILSTDVSAARRIARMVSGRGGGLPTVQTLGLVHGEDSTEITCMLLEPNQIGADRVQNRVELLAAQEGFDVEKGYFTDLSPEMIVEKYMNLTSQG, encoded by the exons AAGAACAAAAAGGCTGCAAACCAGTCGATGCTACTGTGCTGTAAACTCTTCGTCTCTGAATCTCGTAACCTTGCAGCTCTTGATTCCATAGAACAAGCTGCCAGGCTTCATTCTGAAACAGCCATCATTAGCAAATTCTATGACGGAGCTTACAATAGGGCCCGCTTCACTCTTGTATCCTATGTTGTTCTTGACAGCACAGGGAATGCCATCTATAGCCCTTTGCAGCAAACAGTGCTAGATATGGTTCAGGCAGCTTATGCAGCTATTAACCTTGAGTCCCACTCTGGGGCTCACCCTCGACTTGGCGTGGTTGACGACATTCTTTTCCATCCGCTCGCTCGGGCATCGTTGGATGAGGCGGCTTGGCTAGCTAAGGCTGTGGCAGCTGACATTGGCAGCAGATTCCAAG TGCCAGTATTTCTTTACTCTGCAGCGCACCCAACAGGCAAGGCTTTGGACACCATAAGACGAGAGCTTGGATACTACCGGCCCAATTTCATGGGTAATCAGTGGGCTGGATGGGCCATGCCTGAGATCCTCCCTGAAAAGCCCGATGAAGGCCCAAACCAATTGTCTCGGGCCAGAGGCATTTCGATGATTGGGGCGCGTCCATGGGTCGCAATGTACAACATACCCATCTTGTCCACAGATGTCTCGGCGGCCCGAAGGATTGCACGAATGGTTAGTGGTCGTGGGGGTGGGCTTCCGACAGTGCAGACACTGGGCCTGGTCCACGGTGAGGACTCAACTGAGATAACTTGCATGCTTTTGGAGCCCAACCAGATTGGAGCTGATAGGGTCCAGAACCGTGTCGAGCTGCTGGCGGCCCAAGAAGGGTTTGATGTAGAGAAGGGCTATTTTACTGATTTGTCACCAGAGATGATTGTTGAGAAGTATATGAATTTAACTTCTCAAGGATGA
- the LOC120000316 gene encoding glutamate formimidoyltransferase-like isoform X2 — MDLSPTSKNKKAANQSMLLCCKLFVSESRNLAALDSIEQAARLHSETAIISKFYDGAYNRARFTLVSYVVLDSTGNAIYSPLQQTVLDMVQAAYAAINLESHSGAHPRLGVVDDILFHPLARASLDEAAWLAKAVAADIGSRFQVPVFLYSAAHPTGKALDTIRRELGYYRPNFMGNQWAGWAMPEILPEKPDEGPNQLSRARGISMIGARPWVAMYNIPILSTDVSAARRIARMVSGRGGGLPTVQTLGLVHGEDSTEITCMLLEPNQIGADRVQNRVELLAAQEGFDVEKGYFTDLSPEMIVEKYMNLTSQG; from the exons AACAAAAAGGCTGCAAACCAGTCGATGCTACTGTGCTGTAAACTCTTCGTCTCTGAATCTCGTAACCTTGCAGCTCTTGATTCCATAGAACAAGCTGCCAGGCTTCATTCTGAAACAGCCATCATTAGCAAATTCTATGACGGAGCTTACAATAGGGCCCGCTTCACTCTTGTATCCTATGTTGTTCTTGACAGCACAGGGAATGCCATCTATAGCCCTTTGCAGCAAACAGTGCTAGATATGGTTCAGGCAGCTTATGCAGCTATTAACCTTGAGTCCCACTCTGGGGCTCACCCTCGACTTGGCGTGGTTGACGACATTCTTTTCCATCCGCTCGCTCGGGCATCGTTGGATGAGGCGGCTTGGCTAGCTAAGGCTGTGGCAGCTGACATTGGCAGCAGATTCCAAG TGCCAGTATTTCTTTACTCTGCAGCGCACCCAACAGGCAAGGCTTTGGACACCATAAGACGAGAGCTTGGATACTACCGGCCCAATTTCATGGGTAATCAGTGGGCTGGATGGGCCATGCCTGAGATCCTCCCTGAAAAGCCCGATGAAGGCCCAAACCAATTGTCTCGGGCCAGAGGCATTTCGATGATTGGGGCGCGTCCATGGGTCGCAATGTACAACATACCCATCTTGTCCACAGATGTCTCGGCGGCCCGAAGGATTGCACGAATGGTTAGTGGTCGTGGGGGTGGGCTTCCGACAGTGCAGACACTGGGCCTGGTCCACGGTGAGGACTCAACTGAGATAACTTGCATGCTTTTGGAGCCCAACCAGATTGGAGCTGATAGGGTCCAGAACCGTGTCGAGCTGCTGGCGGCCCAAGAAGGGTTTGATGTAGAGAAGGGCTATTTTACTGATTTGTCACCAGAGATGATTGTTGAGAAGTATATGAATTTAACTTCTCAAGGATGA